The Pantoea sp. At-9b genome includes a window with the following:
- the dgt gene encoding dGTPase, whose product MATINFRKKISFTRPYTSRKDPEGEYYITRHFESDRGRIINSAAIRRLQQKTQVFPLERNAAVRSRLTHSLEVQQTGRYIAKEVLQTLKTQGGGLAKYGLDELEGAFESLIEMACLLHDVGNPPFGHFGEAAINDWFDDNLPAELVDPLVAGVENELQRADFDRLNAMIRQDLCHFEGNAQAIRMVHTLLQLNLSYAQVACILKYTAPAWWQGDKPAEFSVLMKKPGFYLSEREYVADLRAATDIPEHHRYPLTWIMEAADDISYCIADLDDAVEKDIFNVDTLYDYLLKAWGPIKPGDAFSRTIGEAWKEACQKKWRTKGDQFFMALRVNVQNVLVSHAVRRFIDNLPAIFTGDFNHALLEDDGEEGRLLTLFKTVARQQVFNHPEVEQLELQGYRVIKGLLEIYQSLMLLDYEQFTTLMNDDFLAKHPIETRLFHKLSGKHRKAYQQKMRTLVVAHKYERLLWERYYRSRLIQDYISGMTDLYAWDEYRRLMAVE is encoded by the coding sequence ATGGCGACGATCAATTTCAGGAAGAAGATCAGTTTTACCCGCCCTTATACCAGCCGCAAAGATCCTGAAGGGGAATACTATATTACCCGCCATTTTGAGAGCGATCGGGGCCGTATCATTAATTCTGCCGCGATCCGCCGTCTGCAACAAAAAACCCAGGTCTTCCCGCTGGAGCGCAATGCAGCAGTGCGTTCACGTCTGACCCATTCGCTCGAAGTGCAACAAACCGGGCGCTATATCGCGAAAGAAGTGCTGCAAACCCTGAAAACGCAGGGGGGCGGTCTGGCGAAATACGGTCTTGATGAGCTGGAAGGCGCTTTTGAAAGCCTGATCGAGATGGCTTGTCTGCTGCATGACGTCGGCAATCCGCCTTTTGGCCACTTCGGCGAAGCCGCCATCAATGACTGGTTTGATGATAATTTACCGGCTGAACTGGTGGATCCGCTGGTGGCCGGGGTCGAAAATGAGCTGCAGCGCGCCGATTTTGACCGGTTGAATGCAATGATTCGTCAGGATTTGTGCCACTTCGAAGGCAATGCCCAGGCGATTCGCATGGTCCATACCTTGTTACAACTGAACCTCAGTTACGCTCAGGTGGCCTGTATCTTAAAATATACTGCCCCGGCCTGGTGGCAGGGGGATAAACCGGCTGAGTTCAGCGTATTAATGAAAAAGCCGGGGTTTTATTTATCTGAAAGGGAATATGTCGCCGATCTTCGTGCAGCGACTGATATTCCTGAACACCATCGTTATCCGCTGACCTGGATAATGGAAGCCGCAGACGATATTTCTTATTGCATTGCCGATCTCGATGATGCGGTAGAGAAAGATATTTTTAATGTCGACACCTTGTACGATTATTTACTGAAAGCTTGGGGGCCGATAAAACCGGGTGATGCATTTAGCCGTACCATCGGTGAAGCATGGAAAGAAGCCTGCCAGAAAAAATGGCGTACCAAAGGCGATCAGTTTTTTATGGCACTGCGCGTTAACGTGCAAAACGTGTTAGTCAGCCATGCCGTGCGGCGCTTTATTGATAACTTACCGGCTATTTTTACCGGTGATTTTAATCATGCTTTGTTAGAGGACGACGGTGAAGAAGGGCGTTTGTTGACCTTATTTAAGACGGTCGCGCGTCAGCAGGTGTTTAATCACCCGGAAGTCGAACAACTGGAATTGCAAGGCTATCGCGTCATTAAAGGGTTACTGGAAATTTATCAGTCATTAATGCTGCTGGATTATGAGCAGTTTACCACCCTGATGAATGATGATTTCTTAGCCAAACACCCGATTGAAACCCGTTTATTTCATAAGCTATCCGGCAAACATCGCAAAGCGTATCAGCAGAAAATGCGGACTTTAGTTGTGGCGCATAAATATGAGCGCCTGCTGTGGGAACGCTATTATCGTTCACGTCTGATTCAGGACTATATCAGCGGGATGACGGATCTTTATGCCTGGGATGAGTACCGTCGTTTGATGGCGGTGGAATAA
- the degP gene encoding serine endoprotease DegP produces the protein MKKSTLMLSALALSLGMALSPVSVFAAETASSSSQQLPSLAPMLEKVMPSVVSISVEGSTTVKTPRMPQQFQQFFGDNSPFCQDGSPFQSSPMCQGGGGDNSGGGDNTQQEKFRALGSGVVINADKGYVVTNNHVVENATKIQVQLSDGRRYDAKVIGKDPQSDIALIQLQDAKNLTAIKIADSDNLRVGDYTVAIGNPYGLGETVTSGIVSALGRSGLNVENYENFIQTDAAINRGNSGGALVNLNGELIGINTAILAPDGGNIGIGFAIPSNMVKNLSAQMVEYGQVKRGELGIMGTELNSELAKAMKVDAQRGAFVSQVLPNSAAAKAGIKAGDVVVSMNGKPLTSFAALRAEVGSLPVGTKLQLGLLRDGKPVSVTVELQQSTQEKVQSATIYTGIEGADLSNVDSNGQKGVRVDSVKAGSAAARIGLKKGDVILGVNQQAVANLGELRKILDTKPSVLALNVQRGDSSLYLLMQ, from the coding sequence ATGAAAAAAAGCACATTAATGTTAAGTGCACTGGCACTTAGTCTGGGTATGGCGTTAAGCCCGGTCAGTGTTTTCGCGGCGGAGACAGCATCATCCTCCAGCCAACAGCTGCCCAGCCTGGCACCGATGCTGGAAAAAGTGATGCCTTCCGTGGTGAGTATCAGCGTGGAAGGCAGTACCACGGTGAAGACGCCGCGCATGCCGCAGCAATTCCAGCAGTTCTTTGGTGACAACTCGCCGTTCTGCCAGGACGGTTCGCCGTTCCAAAGCTCACCGATGTGCCAGGGTGGCGGCGGAGATAACAGCGGCGGCGGTGATAATACCCAGCAGGAGAAATTCCGCGCGCTGGGTTCTGGCGTGGTGATTAACGCCGATAAAGGCTACGTGGTGACCAACAACCACGTGGTAGAGAATGCCACTAAAATTCAGGTGCAGCTGAGCGATGGCCGTCGTTATGACGCGAAAGTCATCGGTAAAGATCCGCAGTCGGATATTGCGTTGATCCAGCTGCAAGACGCGAAAAACCTGACGGCGATTAAGATTGCTGATTCAGACAACCTGCGGGTTGGCGACTACACCGTGGCGATTGGTAACCCCTATGGCCTCGGCGAAACCGTCACCTCAGGGATTGTTTCAGCGCTGGGCCGTAGTGGCCTGAACGTTGAAAACTATGAGAACTTTATCCAGACCGATGCCGCGATTAACCGTGGTAACTCGGGCGGTGCGTTGGTGAACCTCAACGGTGAGTTGATTGGTATCAACACCGCGATTCTGGCACCGGACGGTGGCAACATCGGTATTGGTTTCGCCATCCCTAGTAATATGGTGAAAAACCTCAGCGCGCAGATGGTCGAGTACGGCCAGGTGAAACGCGGTGAGCTGGGGATTATGGGGACTGAGCTGAACTCCGAGCTGGCGAAAGCGATGAAAGTCGATGCGCAGCGCGGTGCCTTCGTCAGCCAGGTGCTGCCAAATTCAGCCGCCGCGAAAGCCGGTATCAAAGCCGGTGATGTGGTGGTGTCGATGAATGGTAAACCGCTGACCAGCTTCGCGGCACTGCGTGCTGAAGTCGGTTCGCTGCCGGTGGGCACCAAGTTGCAACTGGGCCTGCTGCGTGACGGCAAACCTGTGAGCGTCACTGTGGAGTTGCAGCAAAGCACCCAGGAAAAAGTGCAGTCCGCCACCATCTACACCGGCATTGAAGGTGCAGACCTGAGCAATGTCGACAGCAATGGCCAGAAAGGCGTGCGTGTCGATAGCGTGAAAGCGGGCAGTGCTGCGGCACGCATCGGCCTGAAAAAAGGCGATGTGATCCTCGGTGTGAACCAGCAGGCGGTGGCGAATCTGGGCGAGTTACGCAAAATTCTCGACACCAAACCTTCGGTACTGGCGTTGAATGTGCAGCGCGGCGACAGCAGCCTGTACCTCCTGATGCAGTAA